A genomic region of Pseudomonas sp. KU43P contains the following coding sequences:
- a CDS encoding L-carnitine dehydrogenase — protein MPFITEIKTFAALGSGVIGSGWVARALAHGLDVVAWDPAPGAEQALRKRIANAWPALEKQGLAPGAAQDRLKFVATIEECVRDADFIQESAPERLDLKLDLHAKISAAAKPNAIIGSSTSGLLPSEFYESATHPERCVVGHPFNPVYLLPLVEIVGGNRTAPEAIEAAKTIYTALGMRPLHVRKEVPGFIADRLLEALWREALHLVNDGVATTGEIDDAIRFGAGLRWSFMGTFLTYTLAGGDAGMRHFMSQFGPALKLPWTYLPAPELTDKLIDDVVDGTSEQLGERSIAALERYRDDTLLAVLEAVKTSKASHGMSFSD, from the coding sequence ATGCCCTTCATTACCGAGATCAAGACTTTCGCTGCCCTGGGTAGCGGCGTGATCGGCAGCGGCTGGGTTGCCCGCGCCCTTGCCCACGGCCTGGACGTGGTTGCCTGGGACCCGGCACCCGGTGCCGAACAGGCACTGCGCAAGCGCATCGCCAACGCCTGGCCGGCACTGGAAAAACAGGGCTTGGCACCCGGTGCGGCACAAGATCGTTTGAAGTTCGTTGCCACCATCGAGGAATGTGTTCGCGACGCCGACTTCATCCAGGAAAGCGCGCCAGAGCGTCTGGACCTCAAGCTCGACCTGCATGCGAAGATCAGCGCTGCTGCCAAACCCAACGCCATCATCGGTTCCAGCACTTCGGGCCTGCTGCCCAGCGAGTTCTACGAGTCGGCTACTCACCCCGAGCGCTGCGTGGTCGGCCACCCGTTCAACCCGGTATACCTGCTGCCACTGGTGGAGATCGTTGGCGGCAACCGGACCGCACCTGAAGCCATCGAGGCGGCAAAAACCATCTATACCGCACTGGGCATGCGCCCACTGCACGTGCGCAAGGAAGTGCCCGGCTTCATCGCCGACCGCCTGCTCGAAGCGCTGTGGCGCGAGGCGCTGCACCTGGTCAACGACGGCGTCGCGACCACGGGCGAAATCGACGACGCGATCCGCTTCGGCGCCGGCCTGCGCTGGTCGTTCATGGGCACCTTCCTGACCTACACCCTGGCCGGTGGCGATGCCGGCATGCGCCACTTCATGTCGCAGTTCGGCCCGGCGCTGAAGCTGCCCTGGACGTATCTGCCAGCGCCGGAACTGACCGACAAGCTGATCGATGACGTGGTGGACGGCACCTCCGAGCAACTGGGCGAACGCAGCATCGCGGCGCTGGAGCGCTACCGTGACGACACGCTGCTGGCGGTGCTGGAGGCGGTGAAGACCAGCAAGGCCAGCCATGGCATGTCGTTCAGCGACTGA
- a CDS encoding L-serine ammonia-lyase, translating to MAISVFDLFKIGVGPSSSHTVGPMRAGALFVQGLRERGELERVKRIEVRLYGSLSATGIGHGTDNATIMGLMGEWPDAIDPTQIVPRIADLRETDTLLLDSRLPIEFVWARDMRLLDENLPYHPNAMTLIAEGEQGELHRDTYYSVGGGFVVDAAQAASGVLDADQTVLPYDFNSAAELLRLCKQNDLSVSQLMMANEKVWRSEEEIRAGLHKLWQAMQECVNNGLKYEGTLPGGLNVRRRAAKLHRSLQEIGKPNVIGSTMSAMEWVNLFALAVNEENAAGGRMVTAPTNGAAGIIPAVLHYYMRFSDAVDESSVVDFFLGAAAVGILCKKNASISGAEVGCQGEVGSACAMAAAGLAEVLGATPPQLENAAEIALEHNLGLTCDPVGGLVQVPCIERNAIAAVKAINAVQMALRGDGEHFISLDQVIRTMRDTGADMHDKYKETSRGGLAVSAIEC from the coding sequence ATGGCCATCAGCGTGTTCGACCTGTTCAAGATCGGTGTCGGGCCTTCCAGCTCCCACACCGTCGGCCCCATGCGTGCCGGCGCCCTGTTCGTCCAGGGCCTGCGCGAACGCGGCGAGCTGGAGCGGGTCAAGCGGATCGAAGTAAGGCTGTACGGCTCGCTGTCGGCCACCGGCATCGGCCACGGCACCGACAACGCCACCATCATGGGCCTGATGGGCGAATGGCCGGACGCCATCGACCCTACCCAGATCGTGCCGCGCATCGCCGACCTGCGTGAAACCGACACCTTGCTGCTGGACAGCCGCCTGCCCATCGAATTCGTCTGGGCCCGCGACATGCGCCTGCTGGACGAGAACCTGCCGTACCATCCCAACGCCATGACCCTGATTGCCGAAGGCGAGCAGGGCGAGCTGCACCGCGACACCTACTATTCGGTGGGCGGCGGTTTCGTGGTCGATGCGGCCCAGGCCGCCAGTGGCGTGCTGGATGCCGACCAGACGGTGCTGCCCTACGATTTCAACAGCGCTGCCGAGCTGCTGCGCCTGTGCAAGCAAAACGACCTCAGTGTGTCGCAATTGATGATGGCCAACGAGAAGGTCTGGCGTAGCGAAGAGGAGATTCGCGCCGGCCTGCACAAGCTCTGGCAAGCCATGCAGGAGTGCGTCAACAACGGCCTGAAATATGAAGGCACGCTACCGGGTGGGCTGAATGTACGTCGCCGCGCTGCCAAGCTGCACCGCAGCCTGCAGGAAATCGGCAAACCCAACGTGATCGGCTCGACCATGAGCGCCATGGAGTGGGTCAACCTGTTCGCCCTGGCGGTCAACGAAGAAAACGCCGCCGGCGGGCGCATGGTGACGGCGCCCACCAACGGGGCGGCCGGTATCATCCCGGCAGTGCTGCACTACTACATGCGCTTCAGCGATGCGGTGGACGAGTCCAGCGTGGTCGACTTCTTCCTTGGCGCCGCTGCCGTGGGCATCTTGTGCAAGAAGAACGCGTCGATTTCCGGTGCCGAAGTGGGTTGCCAGGGTGAAGTCGGTTCGGCGTGTGCCATGGCAGCGGCAGGGCTGGCCGAGGTGCTTGGGGCGACGCCGCCGCAGTTGGAAAATGCTGCCGAAATTGCCCTCGAGCATAACCTGGGGCTGACCTGCGACCCGGTCGGTGGCCTGGTGCAGGTACCCTGCATCGAGCGCAACGCGATTGCTGCGGTCAAGGCCATCAATGCCGTGCAGATGGCATTGCGTGGCGACGGTGAGCACTTCATCTCGCTCGACCAGGTGATCCGCACCATGCGTGACACCGGTGCCGACATGCACGACAAATACAAGGAAACTTCGCGCGGTGGCCTGGCGGTCAGCGCCATCGAATGCTGA
- a CDS encoding GlxA family transcriptional regulator — protein sequence MTSYTSGNPTQNRTAPQSIGFLLLDNFTLISLASAVEPLRMANQLSGRELYRWHTLTIDGGQVWASDGLQITPDAAIANAPAVDTVIVCGGVGIQRSVTREHVTWLQAQARQSRRLGAVCTGSWALACAGLLDGFDCSVHWECLAAMQEAFPRVNMSTRLFTLDRNRFTSSGGTAPLDMMLHLISRDHGRELSAAISEMFVYERIRNEQDHQRVPLKHMLGTNQPKLQEIVALMEANLEEPIDLDELAVYVSVSRRQLERLFQKYLHCSPSRYYLKLRLIRARQLLKQTPMSIIEVASVCGFVSTPHFSKCYREYFGIPPRDERVGSNTAQQVAMMPIPQAMALSPHSGPMAALSQARNESTFASVRL from the coding sequence ATGACGTCGTACACCTCCGGGAACCCAACCCAGAACCGCACAGCACCCCAGTCCATCGGGTTTCTTCTTTTGGACAATTTCACCCTGATCTCCCTCGCCTCGGCCGTCGAGCCGCTGCGCATGGCCAACCAGCTGTCCGGGCGCGAGCTGTACCGCTGGCACACCCTGACCATCGACGGCGGGCAGGTGTGGGCCAGTGACGGTCTGCAGATCACCCCGGATGCCGCCATCGCCAACGCGCCGGCCGTGGACACGGTGATTGTCTGCGGAGGCGTCGGCATCCAGCGTTCGGTCACCCGCGAGCACGTCACCTGGTTGCAGGCCCAGGCGCGCCAGTCGCGCCGCCTTGGTGCGGTGTGCACCGGTAGCTGGGCATTGGCCTGCGCCGGCTTGCTCGATGGCTTCGACTGCAGCGTGCACTGGGAATGCCTGGCGGCGATGCAGGAGGCCTTCCCACGGGTGAACATGAGCACACGCCTGTTCACTCTCGACCGCAACCGCTTCACCAGCTCCGGCGGCACCGCGCCGCTGGACATGATGCTGCACCTGATCAGCCGTGATCACGGCCGCGAGCTGTCGGCGGCGATCTCGGAGATGTTCGTCTACGAGCGCATTCGCAACGAGCAGGACCACCAGCGCGTGCCGCTCAAGCACATGCTCGGCACCAACCAGCCGAAGCTGCAGGAGATCGTCGCGCTGATGGAGGCCAACCTCGAAGAGCCGATCGACCTGGACGAGCTGGCGGTGTACGTGTCCGTGTCGCGGCGCCAGCTCGAGCGGCTGTTCCAGAAGTACCTGCACTGTTCGCCGTCGCGCTACTACCTGAAGCTGCGCCTGATCCGCGCACGGCAGCTGCTCAAGCAGACGCCGATGTCGATCATCGAAGTGGCGTCGGTGTGCGGCTTCGTGTCCACGCCGCACTTCTCCAAGTGCTACCGCGAGTACTTTGGCATTCCGCCGCGCGATGAGCGCGTTGGCTCCAATACGGCGCAGCAGGTGGCGATGATGCCGATTCCGCAGGCCATGGCGCTGTCGCCGCACAGCGGGCCGATGGCCGCACTGAGCCAGGCGCGCAATGAGTCGACCTTTGCCAGTGTGAGGCTCTGA
- a CDS encoding thioesterase family protein → MPALITYRTPVQEDWVDYNGHLRDAFYLLIFSYATDALMERIGLDADSRGQSGQSLFTLEAHINYLHEVKLGTEVWVQTQIIGFDRKRLQVYHSLHRQGFGDALAVSEQMLLHVDLAGPKAAPFSERSAGLLQALVDSQHDLQVPEYVGRVIALPPAK, encoded by the coding sequence ATGCCCGCACTGATCACCTACCGCACCCCAGTCCAGGAGGACTGGGTCGACTACAACGGGCACCTGCGCGATGCCTTCTACCTGCTGATCTTCAGCTACGCCACCGATGCGCTGATGGAGCGCATCGGCCTGGATGCCGACAGCAGGGGGCAGAGTGGGCAGTCGCTGTTTACCCTGGAAGCCCATATCAACTACCTGCACGAAGTGAAGCTGGGCACCGAAGTGTGGGTGCAGACGCAAATCATCGGCTTCGATCGCAAGCGCCTGCAGGTCTATCACAGCTTGCACCGGCAAGGGTTCGGCGACGCGCTGGCGGTCAGCGAGCAGATGCTGCTGCATGTCGACTTGGCGGGCCCGAAAGCGGCACCGTTCAGTGAGCGCAGCGCCGGGTTGCTGCAGGCACTGGTCGATAGCCAGCACGATCTGCAAGTACCTGAATACGTCGGACGAGTGATTGCCCTCCCCCCCGCTAAATAA